One window of the Benincasa hispida cultivar B227 chromosome 3, ASM972705v1, whole genome shotgun sequence genome contains the following:
- the LOC120074055 gene encoding dihydroneopterin aldolase 2-like, translating into MDDNKVDIISTSVEASTNNFKIKKGDRLILRGLKFHGYHGVHLSEKETGQMFLVDVDAWLDLRAAGKSDDLNDSVSYTAIYRIAKEIMTGPSHDLLESVAEEISSKIMIEYDRITAVRVKVAKPDVVVGGPIDYLGVEIFRSRDRDMAM; encoded by the exons ATGGATGATAATAAAGTTGACATTATTAGCACCTCAGTAGAAGCAAGtacaaacaattttaaaataaaaaagggggATAGACTCATATTAAGGGGTCTAAAGTTTCACGGTTATCATGGGGTGCATCTTAGTGAAAAGGAAACAGGACAAATGTTTTTGGTGGATGTGGATGCTTGGTTGGATCTCCGGGCAGCTGGAAAATCTGACGACTTGAATGATTCTGTAAGCTATACAGCAATTTATCG CATAGCGAAGGAAATTATGACTGGACCATCACATGATCTTCTGGAATCAGTTGCAGAggaaatttcttcaaaaataaTGATCGAGTACGATCGAATAACTGCAGTTCGAGTGAAAGTTGCGAAGCCTGATGTTGTTGTTGGCGGGCCCATTGACTACTTGGGTGTTGAAATTTTTAGATCTAGAGATAGAGACATGGCAATGTAA